The Anabas testudineus chromosome 3, fAnaTes1.2, whole genome shotgun sequence sequence ACAAAACTTATATAACGTCATGGAGAATAGATgaggagtgtgtttttgtggttcaGTGGTTTCAGAGCTCTTCTCCACAATCCATCCTCGCTTTGAGTTGGGCACTAACAGCTTTACATCAGCGTGGACTGCTTCAGCCGAAGTAGTACTTCAGTTTTACCATCATTGATTTGAATAGGAATAAAATATTAAGTCTTAATTCTAAAACAGGACTTTGAAGCTGAACCTTCCTGAAACTGATACAAGTTTTAGGTGTTTTTCTGTCCACAGAATGAAGGCAAGTCCCTGCAATGTAAATGCATAAACAGATTAATGTCCACACAATATTAAGAGTTaaacaagtacacacacacattacttgGAAAAGCAAAGGTCCAAAAGGTCCAAAAAGGTCCAAGGTACAGCATCAGTTACAAAGATTAATAAGCAgcaaacatcaaaacatcaaaacaagctttatttattgtctgagagttataaaagaaaagaaggcaGTTGTGGGGAGTAAGACTGGACTAGTATCAGTACATGAGGGTCTCCATGACCATTGTGTGACCATTAACCTTGTTTGTGTACTGTGCTTACTCACGCCATTTACCTCAGACAAACAGTCCAATGAAGAGGTGACAGGACGTGTAACCTGTGACAAATGATTGATTTTGTTGGATcgtttaacttaaaaaaaataaagattatcTTTGAGTATAATTCGTTATTAGGCTGCAACTTTCCAACTGTTCAAACATGTGTTGCAGCAATGCAGGAAAGACCCACATTAAATTCTTGTAGAGTTTACTCACTGACGTTTGGTCCACAGACAACATTTTATCCAGACACTGGTGGTTCTGTAGGTTTACACGACATGTAGCAGGACATTTCTTCTACTTACAGGTGAAACATGTACCTCTCCGCCATTATCAGAACATTATACCGCATCCCCCTCCCCGTTCATACCTCTGCTCTTTTGCAATGTGTTTGATCTACACAGCCCAGCCCCCAGCCAATCAGAATAGGTCCAAATCCTCCTGATCCATGAACGATTACTCCCAGTGTCCCTGTTTTTTCTCTATAGAACAGTACAATGTGTTTCTCATTCTGAGATCAAGTCTCAGGGCAGCGATGAGGCTTCTCTGAAAGATCATCTACACCCACAGATAAAAGgactcacaaaaaaaaataaaaaagaaacgcACCTGTGCTCCTCAACTGAAGGAGAAGTGTTGGTTTGAAGGAATTACTGAAGTGTCTGTGAGTCACCATGTCCTTGGTCAAAATCCTGTGCTGTTTGCTGATAACATATCACCTCTGTGAGGGGAGGAAAATCAAAGGAAACAGAGCAGGTGAGTCAAAAGATCCCCAAAAAAGTGTGAAGAAACGTGTTTGTTGCATAGATTTGATGTGGATAGATTACTGAAAAACATTCAGACCAGTAGTCGAGGCACAGCAGGATCTTCTCTCCTCTAAAATTAAAAGTGGACATcgttttacatttcattaacatttaatgGTTTGATTCAAGCCTCTGGATGCAGACTACTCATCAAACACTTGCACTCGCTCATCTGTGCTCTGATTGAAGTgagattatatttatttttcctctaatcaattcatttcttgtttgtgttgtttcttgtgtaattatttagcttaaattatttatactactatgtattatttatagtttttacTAGATTTCCTCATTAATTATATGCTAAATCCAGTCAAATGTCTCCACGTTTCTCAGATTTTTCTAAATGCTAACACCAGATGCAGAGAGCAGCTCTTCAGTctctgcaaacatttatttttttaattcaacatcATTACCAAAATTGTATTACTAATTACAGTGCACACTCATTACTCAGTCACTACAAGCATTTGAgcttgagtgtgtttgtgctccgTTACTTCTGAGTCAGACTGTTTTTAATTGCTCTCCATGTTCATGTGGATAAACAGTCATAATGTAGAAAAGACACACCAAAGAAAATGTGGGATTGAATGAGCAGAGGGCttgatgatgaatgatgaaagATAATTACTTTCATTAGTAATTATCATTAGAAATTTCATGCAGGCGCCCGGGTTTCTGgcattattaacattaacacattagAATAATAAATATGCTGGACACGAATCAATGGCAAACCATAAAGGAAATGTTATGATTGATTTCTTTGGAGACAGATCTGTTATGTTTGTGGGTGAGATTTCTGCGGTTTCTGTGCTGCGGTTTAAAACATGATGAGGGAGGAGGCGTTTATGTAAGAAATTACGAGAAGAGTCTGGCACAGATTCACTTGATGGGACTTTGTGTGAAGCGTTATCTGTGTGCATCAGCCAAAGAGGTCCGTATGACCTGGAAACACAGCAAAGTGCTTCTGAAAGGGCGTCACTCGGCCCACAGTCCAAATGGGACTCAGCAGGATGTGACTGCTCCGATTTCTCCCTATTACTTTCAGATAATTGTATCAAGACATTAATTATTTCCTCTGCTCTCAAGAGGATTAAGTGAATTTGAATGTGTTGACCGCAAAGCAAACACAACCATTACCTCAGAGTTTTCTGATATGCAAATGATCACAAAAAACTAACAGATCACTCTTCTGCTGCTGACTTCCGAGGAGCAGCAGACGCACAGCCGAGGAGAGTCCTGAAGGTGCAAGAGCCATACGTCAGCAGCACGGTCTTCAGGTTGTTTGTGGAAGGTGAGGACACCTGCACACTGGACTCTCCACAGCTGCACGCTCTCACCGCCTGTGGCTTCAACAGCAGTAACcccctcatcatcatcactcacGGGTGGTCGGTAAGGTCAACTCCAACTCTCTCTACACTTCACTGACTTGAGCCGGTGCATACAAAACATGGAACTGTTCAAAAGCATGAAATATAGTGAAGTGAAGTAAACATCCTGACACATTCTGGATTGTCTGAAACTGAACAAGATAATAATTAAgtcacatattatatatatatattatactgcTCTGTGCAGAGCAGCCAATGCTTCAATAAGCAACACATTTCTAACAATCAGTCTTGTTTTTCCTAAGGTGGATGGTATGATGGAAAGCTGGGTGCTGAGGTTAGCCTCAACAGTGAAGAAAAATCTGGTAGACATCAATGTGATCATCGTTGACTGGCTGTCCCTGGCTCACCAGCACTACCCCATCGCCGTACAGAGCACCCGCACAGTCGGAAAAGATATAGCTCACCTGCTGCAGTCACTTAAGGTCAGAAGAAGAAACTACTGAAGCGTACATTTTCATGCTCTGATGTAATATCTGTTAAATTTGTTAAAGTTTCCTAATGAAGATGAGCACATGTCAAACATCCCCAACAGAAGGAGCTCCAGTATCCAGTTAGAAAGGCTCATTTGATTGGTTATAGCCTCGGTGCTCACATCTCTGGGTTTGCTGGAAGCTTTTTGGAAGGTTCAGAAAAGATTGGAAGAATCACAGGTaggttgttgttttattcacagtatGTTTAAATTCCCCGCTCACAATTACTTACTCTGATGTATCCTAAAAATAAACCCATTATTGATTTCAAATGGTTTCTGTCCAGGTCTTGATCCAGCAGGGCCGCTGTTTGAAGGCATGTCCCCCACTGACAGGCTGTCACCTGATGATGCTGAATTTGTAGATGCCATCCACACTTTCACCCATGAACGTATGGGCCTCAGCGTGGGCATCAAGCAAGCTGTGGCGCATTATGACTTTTACCCCAATGGTGGCGACTTCCAACCAGGATGTGACCTGCAAAACATTTATGAGCACATAGCTCAGTACGGGCTGTTGGGTAcgacaaaaaacacattacaacacCTAAAATATATGTAGTCACTATAATAATTGTTCTTATATGTTGGGGAATGgttaaaattaatgtttaacacacagtaaaacaaagatTATTACAGTAGTGATGCAAGAAATGTTTGCTCGGAGTGTGAGATTGGAGATAAAGGTTTGTCCCCAGGGCTCCATGAACATATAAGACACAAAACCTTAACTAATATCCACTGAGTGATGTTTGATATTTCTTAGTCAGCCACTAGTTTTACAATAGCGTTGACAATAGTGCATCCTCTGGGGAGGATGAGTGGGCTCAgtaaatttaatgtaaaatgtttgtgacatttaaacagGTCAGATAAGTGGATTTTAGCCTAAAACATCAGGATTACGTCACTGGGATGCCAACTGGCTTTCAGTAGAAACCATGATTGACTGATCCATATTCGGATCCACTGTTTAAGTTTTGGCttagaaaaaaatcacaaaaagtcTTTGTTCTCATTTAGGAGTCAGTGTTTATCGGAACAGATTCTCTGTTCTCGTTCTCCTGCCGTTTACAATCCTGCATCTGTGGATTCAGACCTTCTATCAAAGCAGTGTGTTCTGCTGTTGAAGGACTCGGTTTGGcttttcctctcctctatcataacattttttttcttaattggTCGTGCCACCTCAGACACTGGTTTAGACGCCATATCTTGGGCACccattcatcttttttcttGTTGACAGTTCCTCAATCTGTATTCAACCAGATGCGTTTAATTCCCTTCAGCCTAACACAAGTGGCTGTGGGATTTACTGTTCTTCtcaaattcaaaacacatcTGCATAATATGGCAGCGAGAGCCACATTAAAGCATCTGTCATCCTCAGGAGTTAATTAGCAACATGtgccttcctcctctctgtccaccCCTCTGAGCTGAGCTGCCCCCAGGCTACAAAAGTCTCCTCAGAGAAAGAGGCCTTCAGAGCAGATCAGTGTCAGACATAATGAGACGCTTTTAGGACATATGACAGAAGACAGTCTGATTAGTGTCAGGTTGTGGTGATAATGAACTTATATTAAGGTACTCCACAGTCCCTTTATACACATGAGAATATCAGGAAACTCAGATCaagcttgtttaaaaaaatctgtctcacgtttttttgtttttttcaccaaAGGTTTTGAGCAGACAGTGAAATGTGCCCACGAGCGCTCTGTCCACCTTTTCATTGACTCTCTGCTGAACAAAGACAAGCAGAGCACGGCCTACAGGTGCAGTGACAACAGCGCTTTTGACAAAGGGGTCTGTCTGGACTGTCGGAAGAATCGCTGCAACATCCTGGGCTACAACATCAACAAGGTTCGCACCGGCACCAGCAAGAAGCTCTACCTGAAAACTCGTCCTCGGATGCCCTACAAACGTACGTCCTCATCATTTCAACAAAGAACCTTAAGACAGTTATTATCTATATTAAATTAATAGACCGACTATGGTGCCTGGTTTTCTAGGGAATTCATTCTACAGATATAtgtcatatttttaattaagtaaCATTTTAATTCCACACTAACTAATCAGTTAGTTGTGTAATTTGCAGATAAGTGGAAACCTACAGATCACTGTCATCCTTTACAGCCACTTTGTGATTAAAGTATGACTTTGATGCCCCTGGTGGCAGATCACAGTGTACACAACCCCAGCAAACTGGACGTGGAAGCTGAAGTAGTACATTTAGTCAAGTACTCTACTTAAGTACTACACTTGAGTAcaaatatatagtataaatgAACTTTTATGCTACTCAAATGTTTTACCTTTGCTACACTACATGCAGACTCagtttaatatgtaaaaatatgatGTATCAGAATATAATATCAGAGTGACTTTCAGAGTACCAGTCAGAGTATTTCTAGCATTGGTGGTACAATGTGAGTAAACACAATAAACAGATTACAAATTGTAAGAAGCTATAACCGCTTAAAGTACATAATACTATTAATACTACTCTAACACTACTCTATTTAAACAGTGCTGGTAGAATTCAAAGTGCTTCTTTTTGCATCATCATATGATCTAACATGACTTTTATTATTACCAATCATCAAAACTCAATGGGATTTAAAATCTCACATTATTGGTCATCAGTTGTCATCACACTGACAAAATGCTAAAACTATGCAGATGATCAAGTATTTACTGGATGGCTTCTCTGTCCTCAactcttcttttgtttctcattcCCTCTGTGCAGTCTATCATTACCAGTTCAGGATCCAATTTGTCAACCAGACGGAGAGGATCGAGCCCTCTCTCACCATCTCTCTTACTGGGACAAAGGAGGAGAGTGGAGACCTCCACATCACCTTGTGAGTATAGCATCACCTCTCAGGCTGACATTACACTGCATCTATGTGTACTCAGTCTTTGACACATGCAATATGCAGCTGGGCTCTGAGCTGGTTAAGGAGAGCAGCTGGCACACATGGAAACAACTCAAGCCTGTGCATGAAAGAAAACTATAAATGGGGATGATGGAGTAAATAATTTACTCAAGACACCCTTCCCTGACAACTGTGTTATGCTTCATGTTCTGTATACCAAAGAGCCTCAGGAAACCAAAGCAAGGAAAGATGATTTCAGATGGTCCTGCTTTAGTTGTAGACCATCACAAAGGTCTTTGCTTTGTAATTAAGACATGTGACAGCCTGTGGAAGAACACTTTGTTCTGTAATATCAGTAATCTGTAATCAAACTCTGCTCTTTTTAATCTCTCTCCACCAGGCCTGAAAAGATTTCCATCAATAAGACCTACACTTTCCTGATCACCCTGGACAAAGACTTAGGGGAGCTGATGATGCTCAAATTCCAGTGGGAAGGATCGGTCCTGTGGAAAAATGTGTGGAACCGGGTGCAGACCATCATTCCGTGGGGTGGACGTATGAGGAAACCACAGCTGACCGTGGGCAGGATCAGTGTCAAAGCAGGCGAGACACAGGAGAGGTACAGTTTGTTTTGGTGGAGGAAATATTCACATGTTTTCATATAGTTAGTCAGCTGACAAATACTGCAAACAGCAAATATAAGCAACATTACAGCtataattttaaatacataaaaagagaATTCAACATGCAGCATGAAAACTAGTGCAGACTTTTAATGCCACCTAGTGGACACACAGAGCTCCTACCATCACAGACTGACtgctctttctgtttccagGACATCTTTTTGTGCCATGGAAAACGATGTACAACACGTTGAAGTGTCAGAAGAAAAAGTGTTTGTGCGCTGCACAGACAGCGCGCCAAAGCAGCGCAGGAGAAAGCACAACTAGCAGACTCGTGTGGGCTCCTATACATGCTCCACACACTAAAGATCTGAGGGACGGCCTGGAAGTTCACAGCTGGAAGTGACACTGCAGATTTAGGGAGAAATCGTTAATTGTCCGAAAGAACAAAAAGCATTAAAAGACACATGAATCCTGAGAAACTGAGGCTAGAAAACAATTAGCGAGTACTGTGTCTGCGTCCCAGAGCCACACAGTCCAGTTTTAAATTCCTTTATACCTACAAATGTCTTTTAAGGGTATAAATAGCTGAAGGTTCGACAAGTCAAATATTAACCAGACGGTAAACACAGTCAAGGTTCAATGACCTTTAGATCACATTAATTTTAAAGGacctaaatgttttttttaatgtgcctTATTTAAAAACCTACATTAGCATTACCAGTAATCATATATAAATCTACTTAAAGGtctaattttttttctctcatcacCAAGTGGATACATGTCTTACTAGTCACTGAAAAACTGATTCTTGATACTTAATAGTGTAAAAATGAATCGAGCACATAAATGGCTCTTGCTGaataaaaatgcagctgcagggTTCAGATTGAGAGTCGAAGAGTAAACACAGAAATCAGGCACAATCACTGAAATGAAGGCAGTTCCAGGTATGAGGTGGAGACTCCAGAGGGCAGACAGTTTAAACTGAAGGCAGTAAACCCACACAGAGGGTAAAGGTGGAAGGCTGAGCTTGTTCATGTCAGACCACCCTGGCAAGCAAATCCTGCCCTACTGAAGCAGGGGCAACAACACCGGGAGGAACATGTCCAATCTTCACCGTCACGCCTGAACATCTATgttgtcaagaaaaaaaaaacttgtaaaaAGTCATTTGAATTGTAAACTTGACTTGTGTTACGAGCAGGGAAGACAAACGGCTGTTCAATTCTGGTTTATTAATGCATTTCAAGTAGTTCAAAACAACTTTTTGCACAATACCTTTGCAAATATAGTAAAATTTCCAAAGTaaggaaaatgagaaacagaacaaaaaaagtagataaagacaaagacatttgaAGACAATGTATAAAACA is a genomic window containing:
- the lipca gene encoding lipase, hepatic a isoform X1, whose product is MSLVKILCCLLITYHLCEGRKIKGNRAGAADAQPRRVLKVQEPYVSSTVFRLFVEGEDTCTLDSPQLHALTACGFNSSNPLIIITHGWSVDGMMESWVLRLASTVKKNLVDINVIIVDWLSLAHQHYPIAVQSTRTVGKDIAHLLQSLKKELQYPVRKAHLIGYSLGAHISGFAGSFLEGSEKIGRITGLDPAGPLFEGMSPTDRLSPDDAEFVDAIHTFTHERMGLSVGIKQAVAHYDFYPNGGDFQPGCDLQNIYEHIAQYGLLGFEQTVKCAHERSVHLFIDSLLNKDKQSTAYRCSDNSAFDKGVCLDCRKNRCNILGYNINKVRTGTSKKLYLKTRPRMPYKLYHYQFRIQFVNQTERIEPSLTISLTGTKEESGDLHITLPEKISINKTYTFLITLDKDLGELMMLKFQWEGSVLWKNVWNRVQTIIPWGGRMRKPQLTVGRISVKAGETQERTSFCAMENDVQHVEVSEEKVFVRCTDSAPKQRRRKHN
- the lipca gene encoding lipase, hepatic a isoform X2, which translates into the protein MSLVKILCCLLITYHLCEGRKIKGNRAADAQPRRVLKVQEPYVSSTVFRLFVEGEDTCTLDSPQLHALTACGFNSSNPLIIITHGWSVDGMMESWVLRLASTVKKNLVDINVIIVDWLSLAHQHYPIAVQSTRTVGKDIAHLLQSLKKELQYPVRKAHLIGYSLGAHISGFAGSFLEGSEKIGRITGLDPAGPLFEGMSPTDRLSPDDAEFVDAIHTFTHERMGLSVGIKQAVAHYDFYPNGGDFQPGCDLQNIYEHIAQYGLLGFEQTVKCAHERSVHLFIDSLLNKDKQSTAYRCSDNSAFDKGVCLDCRKNRCNILGYNINKVRTGTSKKLYLKTRPRMPYKLYHYQFRIQFVNQTERIEPSLTISLTGTKEESGDLHITLPEKISINKTYTFLITLDKDLGELMMLKFQWEGSVLWKNVWNRVQTIIPWGGRMRKPQLTVGRISVKAGETQERTSFCAMENDVQHVEVSEEKVFVRCTDSAPKQRRRKHN